Below is a window of Thermogemmata fonticola DNA.
GAGGTGAAGGTGGCGACCCGCTGCATCTATCCCGAACACGACAAGGCTTGCGGCAATGAATCTGTGCAGTATCCGCCGCTGGCACGAGGTGTTCAGGCGGTTGCCGCGATGGCTGTGGAGCACACCTACTCCGGCAAAGATTTGAACCAGACTTGGCAGGATGCGGGTCGCCGAGGCGCCTTCGTTGGTCATTTTGCGACTCGCTGAAAGACCGCCGCCCGGATCCGGTAGTTTCCTGGTAGACTTGGCGATCCTCGGAAACCCTCTCCGGCAATTTGCCGCCACGAGAGGGCAAGAGGATTTTGTGCTGACTAAACCAAAGGCAAACTTCTCTAGGAAGTGCGAAGCCTTCTGCGTCTGCTTCACAAAAATTCCATGCGAGGAAACACCGATGTCTGGTCGAGGATGGGCGGGTGCAGGATTCTTGCTGACGATAGCTCTCATCTGCTGGGTCGGGACGGAAGGGGCCATCCGGGCCGATGTGCCAAAGTGGACGGTCAAACCCGTTGAGGCAGCTATCCCCAAGTCTGTCTCGGCATCGATCCAAGCGGTGCTCTCGCCAGCCGCCCTGGAGGTTCAGGACGAGACCGGCAAGCCCGTCGCCACTCTCTGGCGCCGTAAGGAGCTGCCCCTCCAGCAAAAAGGAGCCAACAGTTACGCCGCTTTGGCTGAGGGCATGTTGATCGGCCTGATCCAATGGCATCAGCCCTGGACCGACTACCGCAAGCAGAAGGTAAAGCCCGGTGTCTATACCTTGCGATTCGCCCGGCAGCCGATGGACGGAGACCACATGGGCACTGCCCCTTATAACGAGTTCCTCCTGCTGGTCCCCGCTGCCCTCGACGAAAAGCCCGACACCCTGATGGTTGACGAACTGCATGAGCTGAGCGGCAAAACCGTGGGCCGCAAACATCCGAGCATGATGCTGCTGTTCCCATATCGTAAGGGAAACAGCGATGCAGCGACTCTGACCGCTCGCCCTCAGGACCATTTGACGCTGGATTTTGTCATCCCTGTAGGCGGCGGAGGCACCTTGGGATTTGCCCTGACCGTGGTGGGACACACCATGGCGGAGTGAGAGGACCAAGCTGGTTCAAGCCCGGTGCTGAGGAGTTCGCCTCGATACAAGCTGCTCGACTCGATTACGGGTGTCCAGAATCGATTCCACTGCATGCTGCGGATTCGCTTTGCCATAGAGGATGTTGGGGAGGTCCAGCGGCACTATGCGTTCCGTGCTCGATGAACTGATAGCCGCACGGGAACGAGGGCTGGAGTGTGTTTATTGCCAAGTGGTGGAAACACGAGGGAGCACGCCGCAGAAAGCGGGTGCGGTGATGCTCGTGTATGCGGATGGCCGCCAAGCGGGCACCTTGGGAGGCGGATGCATCGAAGCGGATGTCAAGCGGCGTGCCTTGGCTCGGTTGCATGATCAGGCCCCGCCGTTGCTCTGCACCTTTACGCTCGATGGCGACTATGGCTGGGACGATGGCCTGATCTGCGGCGGGCGCATGACTATTCTCATTCATCCCCTCAGTGCACGTACCGATCCGGACTCTTTGGCTCTCCGGTACTACCGTCATCTCCACAGTCTGGTTCAAGGAGGCAAGGGACATTGGGAAGCGGTGGCGCTCGAATCGACGCCGCACGGGCCGGCCGCCAGCCGCTGGTTGTTCGACCATCAGGCCAATTTGGTCGCCTGGTGGGGGGGCGCCGCGGTGGCTGCGCCGGAGGTCGTGGCGAATTTTTTGGCCCATAAACCGGCCAACGTCACCGTCGGAACCGCGGCTACCCTGCGTCGGGCCACCGTCCGGCAAGGGATTGCCTGGCTTCCTACACCGCGGCGGAAAACCTTGTTGATCGTCGGCGGCGGACACGTGGGACAAGCCACAGCTCAACTGGCAGCGGCGGCTGATTTTGACATTTGGGTGCTGGACGACCGCGAACGCTATGCCAGTGCCGATCGTTTCCCCCAGGCGCAACGCCGTCTGGTCGGTCCCATCGGAGCGACCCTCCAGGAACTGGCCCCGACCCTGACAGAGGATGTGTATGCCGTTATCGTCACACGCGGACACAACCATGACGAAGAGGCACTCTTCCATTTGGCTGGCACAGCCTGCGGTTACGTCGGCATGATCGGCAGCCGGCGCAAAATCCGCTTGATCTTTGAGGACCTCCAGCGGCGCGGTATTCCGGCAGAAGCCTTGCAGCGGGTCCGCGCTCCCCTCGGCTGGCCCATCGGGTCTCAGTCCGTTATGGAAATTGCCATCAGTATCGTCGCGGAACTGATCGCCTGGCGCAACCTGGGGCCGGAATCCACCCGCCGCATGTATGCTCAGCTCTGCTCGGATCCGGAACAGGATTGCGGTTTGTCTGAAGACGTATCCTGTCCGACGGCCCCCATCGCTCGTGAAGGAAAATAGTCCCCCATCGTTCGCCAACGGAAAAGTGTATTTCCCGCTGCCAACAGGGTGTCGTCAACAAGAGAAACGAGACAATCGAACCCCACAGTATCCCTACAGTTCCGAGAAGACATTATGGCGCCAGCATCCATCCTGACTCCCAAAGGCGGAGTCCAAGTGATCGCCGTGGTCCCTGCTGCGGGCCAAAGCGAGCGGATGGGGCAGCCGAAACTGTTGCTGCCCTGGGGCCGCCAAACCGTGATCGAAGCGGTGGTGGCTGCGTTGCAGGCGGGGGGAGTCGATAGGGTCCTGGTAGTCGTCGGGCCGAAGATGGAAGCGATCGCCGAGCGAGCCACAGCAGCGGGGGCCTTGATCCACCATCTTGCCACACCCACTCCCGATATGCGAAGTACTGTGGAGCAGGGATTGGCTTATCTCCAAAGGCAAAAACTGCTCCAGGAACAGGACGGCTGGCTGCTGGCCCCTGCCGACCATCCCACACTGTCTCCCCGAATTGTCCGCCAATTGCTCGGAATGTTTGCTGCCGATTCCGCGATAGAAATGAGCGATCCGCCCGCACCCGTCCCGGAGGAACACTCCTCCACCCGCCGCGTGATTCTGGTTCCCGTTTATCAAGGACGGCGCGGCCATCCTCTGCTATTGTCCGCTCGCTGCATTCCAGCTCTTCAAGCCTTGCCCCCAAATCAGGGCATCAACGCCCTTCTACGCCATCCGGCAGTGCAGGTGCGTGAAGTCCCTTGTGATGATCCGGCCACCCTGGATGACCTGGAT
It encodes the following:
- a CDS encoding XdhC family protein, with protein sequence MRSVLDELIAARERGLECVYCQVVETRGSTPQKAGAVMLVYADGRQAGTLGGGCIEADVKRRALARLHDQAPPLLCTFTLDGDYGWDDGLICGGRMTILIHPLSARTDPDSLALRYYRHLHSLVQGGKGHWEAVALESTPHGPAASRWLFDHQANLVAWWGGAAVAAPEVVANFLAHKPANVTVGTAATLRRATVRQGIAWLPTPRRKTLLIVGGGHVGQATAQLAAAADFDIWVLDDRERYASADRFPQAQRRLVGPIGATLQELAPTLTEDVYAVIVTRGHNHDEEALFHLAGTACGYVGMIGSRRKIRLIFEDLQRRGIPAEALQRVRAPLGWPIGSQSVMEIAISIVAELIAWRNLGPESTRRMYAQLCSDPEQDCGLSEDVSCPTAPIAREGK
- a CDS encoding nucleotidyltransferase family protein codes for the protein MAPASILTPKGGVQVIAVVPAAGQSERMGQPKLLLPWGRQTVIEAVVAALQAGGVDRVLVVVGPKMEAIAERATAAGALIHHLATPTPDMRSTVEQGLAYLQRQKLLQEQDGWLLAPADHPTLSPRIVRQLLGMFAADSAIEMSDPPAPVPEEHSSTRRVILVPVYQGRRGHPLLLSARCIPALQALPPNQGINALLRHPAVQVREVPCDDPATLDDLDTPLDYVRLRERIFPG